A single genomic interval of Prunus dulcis chromosome 5, ALMONDv2, whole genome shotgun sequence harbors:
- the LOC117627971 gene encoding transcription factor MYC2-like isoform X1, with the protein MEEIIPSSSPPQLCQENSVSFQQRLQFIVQNRPEWWVYSIFWQASKDSNDQVALSWAGGHCTNPRDLASKRSNKMVNNKHFVERKKVINNREAESLFHEEMDLDMRLVDHVVGDVTDSEWFYLYSISFTQSFVAGHATNNILDRSFCSGGFVWLAGDHELQLYECERVKKARMHGIQSLVCIATPCGVLELASLDVIKEDLGLVHLSKSLFLSDNNRVSKQDSRDLNALVPPLESGMFSGGQKDLTKQEGDTKEAAPINIGGSSSDSAGNFTSDNTESTRLKTRGRSSSNHAPQLLNHVEAERQRREKLNHRFYVLRSVVPNVSKMDRSSLLADAVAYINQLKAKIEELEDKIQSQPQNPKRENVSNADHHHYSQRTSPIVDFHHSNNNNTNRAAAALEVDVKILGSEAVIRVQCPDQEYPYAKLMNALKSLRLQVYHASISNVKDLMIQNVVVRVPYGFTSDEAMRMGIIKKWYN; encoded by the exons ATGGAAGAAATTATACCCTCATCTTCTCCACCCCAACTTTGTCAAGAAAACTCAGTCTCATTCCAACAACGTCTCCAGTTCATAGTTCAGAACAGGCCTGAATGGTGGGTGTATTCGATTTTCTGGCAAGCCTCCAAAGACAGCAATGACCAAGTTGCCTTGTCATGGGCTGGCGGCCATTGCACAAACCCTAGGGACTTGGCATCCAAAAGAAGCAACAAAATGGTCAATAATAAACATTTTGTTGAGAGGAAGAAGGTGATTAACAACAGAGAAGCTGAATCACTTTTCCATGAAGAAATGGACTTGGACATGAGGCTGGTTGATCATGTAGTTGGAGATGTTACTGATTCTGAGTGGTTTTACCTTTACAGCATTTCTTTTACGCAGTCATTTGTTGCAGGCCATGCGACAAATAATATCCTGGACCGTTCGTTTTGCTCTGGTGGTTTTGTTTGGCTTGCAGGTGACCATGAGCTTCAGCTTTATGAGTGTGAGAGAGTGAAAAAGGCTAGAATGCATGGAATTCAATCTCTGGTTTGTATTGCAACTCCTTGTGGGGTTCTTGAGCTGGCTTCTCTGGATGTGATCAAAGAAGATTTGGGTCTTGTGCATCTTTCAAAATCATTATTTCTATCAGACAACAACAGGGTTTCAAAGCAGGACAGCCGTGACCTTAATGCACTTGTTCCTCCCCTGGAAAGTGGGATGTTTTCAGGAGGTCAAAAAGATTTGACCAAACAAG AAGGTGATACAAAAGAAGCTGCACCTATCAATATAGGTGGGTCTTCATCAGACTCTGCCGGCAATTTCACTTCTGATAATACAGAGAGTACCCGATTGAAAACGAGAGGAAGATCATCATCAAACCATGCACCACAATTATTAAACCATGTCGAGGCGGAGAGACAGAGGCGGGAGAAGCTTAACCATAGATTTTATGTCCTCCGCTCTGTCGTTCCGAATGTGTCGAAGATGGACAGATCTTCTTTGCTTGCTGATGCTGTGGCATACATCAATCAGCTCAAAGCAAAGATTGAAGAATTGGAGGACAAAATCCAATCACAGCCCCAAAATCCCAAAAGGGAAAATGTGAGCAATGCTGATCATCATCACTATAGCCAAAGGACAAGCCCCATAGTTGATTTTCATCATTCAAACAATAACAATACTAATAGAGCAGCTGCTGCTCTGGAAGTGGATGTGAAGATTTTAGGCTCAGAAGCCGTGATACGAGTTCAGTGTCCAGATCAAGAATACCCGTATGCTAAATTGATGAATGCACTCAAATCCCTTCGGCTACAAGTTTATCATGCAAGCATTTCAAATGTAAAAGACTTGATGATTCAAAATGTTGTGGTAAGAGTGCCTTATGGGTTCACTAGTGATGAGGCCATGAGAATGggtattataaaaaaatggtACAATTAG
- the LOC117628206 gene encoding transcription factor MYC2-like, with translation MEEIIASSSSPQFCQETSATCQQRLQFIVQNRPEWWLYAIFWQASKDSNDQISLSWAGGHFKSSKDLASKRSNKVMNNYQPKFGFNNVERKKVINRGCAESLFQEDLEDLDMRLVDHGVGDVTDSEWFYFYSVSLTQSFAAGHATNNILGRAFCSGGFVWLAGAHELQFYECERVKEARMHGIQTLVCVATPCGVLELASLDVIKEDWGLVHLSKSLFGSENNRMSKQGSRDGNAPVPFPESGMFSGPQKDFPRQEGDTKEAAPINIGGSSSDSPSDSVGNFTSENTERTRLKKRGRSTNHGPGRESQLLNHVEAERQRREKLNHRFYVLRSVVPNVSKMDRSSLLADAVAYINQLKSKVEELEAKIQSQPQNPNMGNVSNLDHHSSQSTSSIVDFHHSSSNNNNNNNKGAGVVEVDVKILGSEAMIRVQCPDQDYPYAKLMNALKSLGLQVYHASISSVKEMMIQDIVARVPYGFTSEEAMRMGIIKRWYN, from the exons ATGGAAGAGATCATagcctcatcttcttcacccCAATTTTGTCAAGAAACCTCAGCCACATGTCAACAGCGTCTCCAGTTCATAGTTCAGAACAGGCCCGAATGGTGGTTGTATGCGATTTTCTGGCAAGCCTCGAAAGACAGCAATGACCAAATCTCTTTGTCATGGGCTGGTGGCCATTTCAAAAGCTCCAAGGACTTGGCATCCAAGAGAAGCAACAAAGTGATGAACAACTACCAACCCAAATTTGGGTTCAACAATGTGGAGAGGAAGAAGGTGATTAACAGAGGATGTGCTGAATCTCTTTTCCAGGAAGACTTGGAGGACTTGGACATGAGGCTGGTGGATCATGGAGTTGGAGATGTTACTGACTCTGAGTGGTTTTACTTTTACAGCGTTTCATTAACCCAGTCATTTGCTGCAGGCCATGCCACTAACAACATTTTGGGTCGAGCATTTTGTTCTGGTGGTTTTGTTTGGCTTGCAGGTGCTCATGAGCTTCAATTTTATGAGTGCGAGAGAGTGAAAGAAGCTAGAATGCATGGAATTCAAACTTTGGTTTGTGTTGCAACTCCATGTGGGGTGCTTGAACTGGCTTCTCTGGATGTGATCAAAGAAGATTGGGGTCTTGTGCATCTGTCCAAATCACTCTTCGGATCAGAAAACAACAGGATGTCCAAGCAAGGCAGCCGTGACGGCAATGCACCTGTTCCTTTCCCGGAAAGTGGGATGTTTTCAGGACCTCAAAAAGACTTCCCCAGACAAG AGGGTGATACAAAAGAAGCTGCACCTATCAATATTGGTGGCTCCTCATCAGACTCACCTTCTGATTCTGTTGGCAATTTCACTTCTGAAAACACAGAGAGGACTCGAttgaaaaagagaggaagatCAACAAACCATGGACCAGGTAGAGAATCACAATTGTTAAACCATGTTGAGGCTGAGAGACAGAGGCGAGAGAAGCTTAACCATCGCTTCTACGTCCTCCGCTCTGTTGTTCCGAATGTGTCGAAGATGGACAGATCTTCTTTGCTTGCAGATGCTGTGGCATACATCAATCAACTCAAATCAAAGGTCGAAGAATTGGAGGCCAAAATCCAATCACAACCCCAAAATCCCAACATGGGCAATGTGAGCAATCTTGATCATCACAGCAGCCAAAGCACCAGCTCCATTGTTGATTTTCATCATTCAagtagtaataataataataataataataaaggagCTGGTGTTGTGGAAGTGGATGTAAAGATTTTGGGATCGGAAGCGATGATTCGTGTTCAGTGTCCAGATCAAGACTACCCATATGCTAAGTTGATGAATGCGCTCAAATCCCTGGGGTTACAAGTTTATCATGCAAGCATTTCAAGTGTAAAAGAGATGATGATTCAAGATATTGTGGCAAGAGTGCCTTATGGGTTCACTAGTGAGGAGGCCATGAGAATGGGTATTATAAAAAGGTGGTACAACTAG
- the LOC117628367 gene encoding aldehyde oxidase GLOX1-like: MEAKTSVFLALAICSLFINLAQCSQLIYQGKWKLLKRSVGVSAMHMALLPNDKVIIFDRTDAGPSNLTLPQENCARVHHQSAHEATDCYAHSVEFNPTNRDFRPLTISTDTWCSSGALSQDGVLIQSGGYDDGYKVVRYFKPCLDCDWIEEQNGLIVPRWYASNQVLPDGRIIVVGGRFQFNYEFIPKTSTNDKKLYQLPFLEETMHLPKVPNNLYPFLHLSTDGNLFIFANDRAILFDYVHNKVVTKFPVMPGGVSRNYPSTGSSTLLPISLVGNNSSPSVEVLVCGGTFPDSNVKANAGIYMPASKSCGRLIITEKNPNWEMEEMPINRVMGDMILLPTGDVLIINGAASGTAGWAVAREPVLNPVLYKPNHEKTGRFELMNPTTIPRLYHSTAHLLSDGRVLVGGSNPNVNYNFTTLYPTELSLEAFYPPYLSTSSKSRPSINSIKPGVDLTYLQKFYLGFKTNYVPDKIYVTMVAPSFTTHSFAMNQRVLVLDFSQVGKNGNLSGSKGYINLEGFAPARPELAPPGYYLLFVVCDGIPSRGMWVRIKKL; encoded by the coding sequence ATGGAAGCAAAAACCTCTGTGTTTCTAGCATTGGCAATATGCTCATTGTTCATCAATTTGGCCCAATGCAGCCAACTAATCTACCAGGGCAAGTGGAAGCTGCTGAAGAGAAGCGTTGGAGTCTCAGCAATGCACATGGCATTGTTACCAAATGACAAAGTCATCATCTTTGACAGAACAGATGCTGGTCCATCCAACCTCACTCTTCCACAAGAGAATTGCGCAAGAGTTCATCATCAATCAGCTCATGAAGCCACTGATTGCTATGCTCATTCTGTTGAATTCAACCCCACAAACCGCGATTTTCGACCACTTACTATATCAACTGATACATGGTGTTCTTCAGGTGCATTGTCACAAGATGGTGTGCTTATACAAAGTGGAGGGTATGATGATGGATACAAAGTTGTTAGGTACTTCAAGCCCTGCTTAGACTGTGATTGGATTGAGGAACAAAATGGCCTTATTGTACCAAGATGGTATGCTTCCAATCAagtcttaccagatggaagaATCATTGTTGTTGGTGGGAGATTTCAGTTCAATTATGAGTTCATCCCCAAAACCTCAACTAATGACAAGAAGCTATACCAACTTCCATTCCTTGAAGAAACAATGCACTTGCCAAAGGTACCCAACAATTTGTACCCTTTTTTACACCTCTCAACTGATGGGAATCTCTTCATTTTCGCAAACGACCGCGCAATTCTTTTTGATTATGTGCACAACAAAGTTGTTACAAAGTTTCCAGTCATGCCAGGAGGTGTTTCTAGAAACTATCCAAGCACAGGCTCATCTACCCTGCTTCCTATTAGCCTTGTGGGAAATAACAGCTCTCCAAGTGTTGAAGTTTTGGTCTGTGGAGGGACATTTCCTGATTCGAATGTAAAGGCCAATGCTGGCATATACATGCCTGCATCAAAAAGCTGTGGTAGATTAATAATCAcagaaaaaaacccaaattggGAAATGGAGGAAATGCCCATCAACAGAGTCATGGGTGACATGATTTTGCTGCCAACAGGGGATGTGCTGATCATAAATGGTGCGGCTAGTGGAACCGCTGGTTGGGCAGTGGCAAGAGAACCGGTTCTGAACCCGGTTCTTTACAAACCAAACCATGAAAAAACTGGCCGGTTTGAGCTCATGAACCCTACAACTATACCTCGCTTGTATCACTCAACAGCACATTTGCTATCTGATGGGAGAGTTTTGGTTGGTGGCAGCAACCCAAATGTGAACTACAATTTCACTACTTTGTACCCTACTGAGCTGAGTCTAGAAGCATTTTATCCACCATATTTGAGCACATCATCAAAGTCCAGGCCATCGATAAATTCAATCAAACCGGGAGTGGATCTTACTTACTTGCAGAAATTTTACCTGGGATTTAAGACAAATTATGTGCCGGACAAGATTTACGTGACCATGGTGGCTCCATCATTTACTACACATTCTTTTGCCATGAACCAGAGGGTGCTAGTTTTGGACTTCAGCCAAGTGGGGAAAAATGGCAATTTATCTGGTTCTAAAGGCTACATAAATCTCGAGGGTTTTGCACCAGCAAGGCCTGAATTGGCACCACCAGGATATTACTTATTGTTTGTGGTGTGTGATGGGATACCAAGTAGAGGAATGTGGGTTCGCATTAAGAAGTTGTGA
- the LOC117628541 gene encoding transcription factor MYC2-like: MEDIIFPCSSPKFCQENSATFHQRLQFIVQNRPEWWAYSIFWQASKDNNDQVVLSWAGGHFKSSRDFASKRSNKMTNNYQPKFGFSNVERKNVNNREVEVLFDEEDMVDLDTSLLDHGVGDVTDSEWFYFYTVSLTQSFAAGHGNNSILDRAFCSGGFVWLAGDHELQFYECERVKEARMHGIQTLVCVATPCGVLELASLDVIKEDWGLVHLSKSLFESNNNRVSKQGSRDGNVLDSLLENEMFSGGQKDLTRQECGVKEATPVNIGGSSSDSPSDSVDNFTSANAKNIRLKKRGRSSNHGTGRESSTHVEAERQRREKLNHRFYVLRSVVPNVSKMDRSSLLADAVAYINQLKEKVEELEAKIQAQPQNPKVGHVSNLDHHHHHNSQSTGSIVDHHSSSYNINKAGAALEVDVKILGSEAMIRVQCPDQDYPYAKLMNALKALGFQVYHASISSVKELLIQDVVARLPYGFNSEEAVKMGIIKRWYN; the protein is encoded by the exons ATGGAAGACATTATCTTCCCATGTTCTTCACCCAAATTTTGTCAAGAAAACTCAGCCACATTTCATCAGCGTCTCCAATTCATAGTTCAGAACAGGCCTGAATGGTGGGCGTATTCGATTTTCTGGCAAGCCTCCAAAGACAACAATGACCAAGTTGTTTTGTCATGGGCTGGTGGCCATTTCAAAAGCTCAAGGGATTTTGCATCCAAAAGAAGCAACAAAATGACCAATAATTACCAACCCAAATTTGGGTTCAGCAATGTGGAGAGAAAGAATGTGAATAACAGAGAAGTTGAAGTTCTTTTCGATGAAGAAGACATGGTGGACTTGGACACGAGTCTTCTTGATCATGGAGTTGGAGATGTTACTGATTCTGAGTGGTTTTACTTTTACACTGTTTCTTTAACCCAATCATTTGCTGCAGGCCATGGTAATAATAGTATTCTGGACCGTGCGTTTTGCTCTGGTGGTTTTGTTTGGCTTGCAGGTGACCATGAGCTTCAGTTTTATGAGTGTGAGAGAGTGAAAGAAGCTAGAATGCATGGAATTCAAACTCTGGTTTGTGTTGCAACTCCATGTGGCGTACTTGAACTTGCTTCTTTGGATGTGATCAAAGAAGATTGGGGCCTTGTGCACTTATCCAAATCCCTCTTTGAATCAAACAATAACAGGGTCTCAAAGCAGGGTAGCCGTGACGGCAATGTACTAGATTCTCTCCTGGAGAATGAGATGTTTTCAGGAGGTCAAAAAGATTTGACCAGACAAG AATGTGGTGTAAAAGAAGCTACGCCTGTCAATATAGGTGGATCATCATCAGACTCACCTTCTGACTCTGTTGATAATTTCACCTCTGCGAATGCAAAAAACATTCGAttgaaaaagagaggaagatCATCAAACCATGGAACTGGTAGAGAATCATCAACCCATGTTGAGGCAGAAAGACAAAGACGCGAGAAGCTTAACCATCGATTCTATGTCCTCCGCTCTGTTGTTCCGAATGTGTCGAAAATGGACAGGTCCTCTTTGCTTGCTGATGCTGTGGCATACATCAATCAGCTCAAAGAAAAAGTTGAGGAATTGGAGGCAAAGATCCAAGCACAACCCCAAAATCCCAAAGTAGGCCATGTGAGCAAtcttgatcatcatcatcatcacaacAGCCAAAGCACCGGCTCCATAGTTGATCATCATAGTTCAagttataatattaataaagcAGGTGCTGCTCTGGAAGTGGATGTGAAGATTTTGGGCTCAGAAGCCATGATACGAGTTCAGTGTCCTGATCAAGATTACCCGTATGCTAAATTGATGAATGCACTCAAAGCCCTAGGGTTTCAAGTTTACCATGCAAGCATTTCAAGTGTGAAAGAGTTATTGATTCAAGATGTTGTAGCAAGACTACCTTATGGGTTCAACAGTGAGGAGGCAGTCAAAATGGGTATTATAAAAAGATGGTACAACTAG
- the LOC117627971 gene encoding transcription factor MYC2-like isoform X2: protein MEEIIPSSSPPQLCQENSVSFQQRLQFIVQNRPEWWVYSIFWQASKDSNDQVALSWAGGHCTNPRDLASKRSNKMVNNKHFVERKKVINNREAESLFHEEMDLDMRLVDHVVGDVTDSEWFYLYSISFTQSFVAGHATNNILDRSFCSGGFVWLAGDHELQLYECERVKKARMHGIQSLVCIATPCGVLELASLDVIKEDLGLVHLSKSLFLSDNNRVSKQDSRDLNALVPPLESGMFSGGQKDLTKQGDTKEAAPINIGGSSSDSAGNFTSDNTESTRLKTRGRSSSNHAPQLLNHVEAERQRREKLNHRFYVLRSVVPNVSKMDRSSLLADAVAYINQLKAKIEELEDKIQSQPQNPKRENVSNADHHHYSQRTSPIVDFHHSNNNNTNRAAAALEVDVKILGSEAVIRVQCPDQEYPYAKLMNALKSLRLQVYHASISNVKDLMIQNVVVRVPYGFTSDEAMRMGIIKKWYN, encoded by the exons ATGGAAGAAATTATACCCTCATCTTCTCCACCCCAACTTTGTCAAGAAAACTCAGTCTCATTCCAACAACGTCTCCAGTTCATAGTTCAGAACAGGCCTGAATGGTGGGTGTATTCGATTTTCTGGCAAGCCTCCAAAGACAGCAATGACCAAGTTGCCTTGTCATGGGCTGGCGGCCATTGCACAAACCCTAGGGACTTGGCATCCAAAAGAAGCAACAAAATGGTCAATAATAAACATTTTGTTGAGAGGAAGAAGGTGATTAACAACAGAGAAGCTGAATCACTTTTCCATGAAGAAATGGACTTGGACATGAGGCTGGTTGATCATGTAGTTGGAGATGTTACTGATTCTGAGTGGTTTTACCTTTACAGCATTTCTTTTACGCAGTCATTTGTTGCAGGCCATGCGACAAATAATATCCTGGACCGTTCGTTTTGCTCTGGTGGTTTTGTTTGGCTTGCAGGTGACCATGAGCTTCAGCTTTATGAGTGTGAGAGAGTGAAAAAGGCTAGAATGCATGGAATTCAATCTCTGGTTTGTATTGCAACTCCTTGTGGGGTTCTTGAGCTGGCTTCTCTGGATGTGATCAAAGAAGATTTGGGTCTTGTGCATCTTTCAAAATCATTATTTCTATCAGACAACAACAGGGTTTCAAAGCAGGACAGCCGTGACCTTAATGCACTTGTTCCTCCCCTGGAAAGTGGGATGTTTTCAGGAGGTCAAAAAGATTTGACCAAACAAG GTGATACAAAAGAAGCTGCACCTATCAATATAGGTGGGTCTTCATCAGACTCTGCCGGCAATTTCACTTCTGATAATACAGAGAGTACCCGATTGAAAACGAGAGGAAGATCATCATCAAACCATGCACCACAATTATTAAACCATGTCGAGGCGGAGAGACAGAGGCGGGAGAAGCTTAACCATAGATTTTATGTCCTCCGCTCTGTCGTTCCGAATGTGTCGAAGATGGACAGATCTTCTTTGCTTGCTGATGCTGTGGCATACATCAATCAGCTCAAAGCAAAGATTGAAGAATTGGAGGACAAAATCCAATCACAGCCCCAAAATCCCAAAAGGGAAAATGTGAGCAATGCTGATCATCATCACTATAGCCAAAGGACAAGCCCCATAGTTGATTTTCATCATTCAAACAATAACAATACTAATAGAGCAGCTGCTGCTCTGGAAGTGGATGTGAAGATTTTAGGCTCAGAAGCCGTGATACGAGTTCAGTGTCCAGATCAAGAATACCCGTATGCTAAATTGATGAATGCACTCAAATCCCTTCGGCTACAAGTTTATCATGCAAGCATTTCAAATGTAAAAGACTTGATGATTCAAAATGTTGTGGTAAGAGTGCCTTATGGGTTCACTAGTGATGAGGCCATGAGAATGggtattataaaaaaatggtACAATTAG
- the LOC117629049 gene encoding meiotic recombination protein dmc1-like — MVVVVLEGGGDVDCGGDDDNDCGGDNDDGGDGLAVAKVQLSSAASHLITSPTPACPHIPHPLSNFSPQLEKILEVDISVVSKFPRGFLLTGGIDTGSISEISGEFLSLERPSCVTCQLPLDQGAGEGKAVYIHAEGTFRPQRMRMGREREM; from the exons atggtggtggtggtgctggAGGGTGGTGGCGATGTCGATTGTGGTGGCGACGACGACAATGATTGTGGTGGTGACAACGACGACGGCGGCGATG GTTTGGCCGTTGCCAAGGTGCAGCTTTCATCCGCAGCCAGCCACTTGATTACATCCCCAACCCCAGCCTGCCCTCACATACCACACCCTCTCTCCAATTTCTCACCACAACTTGAGAAGATATTGGAGG TTGATATTTCTGTGGTGTCAAAGTTTCCGCGTGGTTTTCTTCTGACAGGAGGAATCGATACTGGATCTATTAGTGAGATATCTGGTGAGTTCCTTTCTTTGGAAAGACCCAGCTGTGTCACTTGCCAA CTCCCATTAGATCAAGGAGCTGGTGAGGGAAAAGCAGTGTACATTCATGCTGAGGGTACATTCAGGCCACAGAGAATGCGAAtgggcagagagagagaaatgtga